The following proteins are encoded in a genomic region of alpha proteobacterium U9-1i:
- a CDS encoding phosphate starvation-inducible protein PhoH (predicted ATPase) encodes MNKEVDLVRVIDLADSQIAQAVFGPLHRHLAHIQEAFRDPSAPRGQPAYRVTLDAQGDQLTVRARADGAADLDRVQRIIDALTDLARRKGRIREGEVLAAISFSEDPREDRGPMMLPHVGGLTLRTPRQVHYVEALRDENLDLIFGVGPAGTGKTFLAVACAVEALKQERVDKIIVTRPAIEAGEKLGYLPGDLAEKVDPYLQPIWDAFRSQMGENDLKARRERKQIEVAPLAFMRGRTLANAFVIVDEAQNATVLQMKMVLTRLGEGSRMVVTGDPSQIDLPRADMSGLAHAVGILEDIRGVEVIRFVTQDVVRHRLVAQIVEAYHRDESGRA; translated from the coding sequence GTGAACAAGGAAGTCGACCTCGTACGCGTGATCGATCTCGCCGACTCGCAAATCGCGCAAGCCGTGTTCGGGCCGCTGCATCGCCATCTGGCGCACATCCAGGAAGCCTTTCGCGACCCTAGCGCACCGCGTGGGCAGCCGGCATACCGCGTCACTCTCGATGCCCAGGGGGATCAGCTCACGGTGCGCGCGCGCGCCGACGGGGCGGCCGACCTTGATCGCGTGCAGCGCATTATCGATGCGTTGACCGACCTCGCGCGTCGCAAGGGCCGCATCCGCGAAGGCGAAGTGTTGGCGGCGATCTCGTTTTCCGAAGATCCGCGCGAAGATCGCGGGCCGATGATGCTGCCTCATGTTGGCGGCCTCACATTGCGCACGCCCCGGCAAGTTCACTACGTCGAAGCGCTGCGAGACGAAAACCTCGACCTTATTTTCGGCGTCGGCCCAGCCGGCACGGGCAAGACGTTTTTGGCTGTCGCCTGCGCTGTGGAAGCCTTGAAGCAGGAACGCGTGGACAAGATCATTGTCACGCGCCCAGCAATCGAAGCAGGGGAGAAGCTTGGCTATTTGCCCGGCGATCTCGCTGAAAAGGTTGATCCCTACTTGCAACCGATCTGGGACGCGTTCCGGTCGCAGATGGGGGAGAACGATCTGAAGGCGCGCCGCGAGCGCAAGCAGATCGAAGTGGCGCCGCTGGCCTTCATGCGCGGGCGCACGCTCGCCAATGCGTTTGTCATCGTCGACGAAGCGCAAAACGCCACCGTTCTGCAAATGAAGATGGTGCTCACCCGGTTGGGGGAGGGTTCGCGCATGGTTGTCACAGGTGATCCGTCGCAGATCGATTTGCCGCGCGCGGATATGTCAGGGCTAGCGCATGCGGTGGGCATCCTTGAGGACATACGCGGCGTCGAGGTGATCCGCTTCGTGACGCAAGATGTCGTGCGCCATCGCCTCGTCGCGCAGATCGTCGAGGCCTATCACCGCGACGAGAGCGGTCGTGCCTGA
- a CDS encoding metal-dependent hydrolase YbeY (involved in rRNA and/or ribosome maturation and assembly), with protein MPEQNLEVDVVATSELWRGREDKLASALAAAAVAEGKHGAVSLLLGDDYAVQALNRDFRGKDQPTNVLSFPPAAHGAEPGFLGDIALAAETIVQEAEFQGKSFDNHAVHLVVHGFLHLLGYDHENDADATKMESRERAILASLGIEDPY; from the coding sequence GTGCCTGAGCAGAACCTCGAAGTTGACGTCGTAGCCACGTCCGAGTTGTGGCGAGGGCGCGAGGACAAGCTCGCCAGCGCACTCGCCGCCGCGGCTGTCGCCGAGGGCAAGCACGGCGCTGTCTCGCTGCTGTTGGGAGACGACTACGCCGTGCAGGCGCTTAACCGTGATTTTCGCGGGAAAGACCAACCCACGAACGTGTTGTCCTTCCCACCCGCGGCGCACGGAGCGGAGCCGGGCTTCCTGGGTGACATCGCATTGGCGGCGGAAACCATTGTCCAGGAAGCGGAATTTCAGGGCAAAAGCTTTGATAACCACGCCGTCCATCTGGTCGTGCACGGATTTCTGCACCTTCTGGGCTATGATCATGAGAACGACGCGGACGCGACCAAGATGGAATCGCGCGAGCGCGCCATATTGGCGTCGTTAGGGATCGAAGATCCCTACTGA